CGGTCTTCACCTCGGCCCAGAGCACGCTGAAGAACCCTCCCAAGCTGTGGACAGAGATCGCCCTCATGCAGGCGGTCGGCACGCGCGCGCTCTATGCCGAGACACTGCCGAAAGCCTTCGCTCCCGTGAAGGATGCCTCCTTGCAGTCCCAGTTCCAGCAGGAGCAAGCGCGCTGCCTGGCTGCCATCGACGCCTACATCCGCTTCCTGCGTGAGGACTTGCTGCCCCGCTCTCAGGGGGAGTTCCCCATCGGCGAGCAGGTGTACCGCCAGAAGCTGCAATATGAGGAGGGCGTCACCGAGGACATCGACTCGCTGCTGGCCTGGGGCCACGCGGAGCTGAAGCGCACACAGGCCCAGTTCCGTGAGGTGGCCGGCCGCATCACCCGCGGCAAGGCGCCCATGGACGTCTACCAGGAGCTGGGCAAAGAGCACCCCGCCCCGGCGGCACTGGTAGACACCACGCGCGCCACGCTGGAGGAGCTGCGCCAGTTCGTCATCGACCGGAACATCATCACCGTGCCCAGCGAAGTGCGGGCCCAGGTGGCCGAGACACCCGCCTTCAGCCGGGCGCTCTCCTTCGCCAGCATCAGCATCGTGGGCCCCTTCGAGACGCGCGCCACCGAGGCCTACTACTACGTGACGCCCCCCGAGCCCACGTGGAGCGCGGAGCAGGTGGAGCAGCACATGAGCTTCTACAACCGCTACGCGCTGCCCATCGTCTCCATCCATGAGGCCTACCCCGGCCACTACGTGCAGTTCCTGTGGACCCGGAAGGTGGACTCGAAGGTGCGGCAACTGCTCGGCTCGGGTTCGTTCAGTGAGGGATGGGGCCTCTACACCGAGCAGATGATGCTCGACGAGGGCTACGGCGGCGGCGGGCTCCAGGGGGACAAGCTGCGGCTCAACCAGCTCGCCCTCTACCTCCAGCGCCTGGCGCGCTACGTGGTGGGCCTGTCCCTGCACACCCGGGGGATGACGTACGCGCAAGCCGTGAGCTTCTTCGAGCAGGAGGCCTACATGACGCGCACCAACGCCGAGCGGGAGGCGCGCCGGGGCACGTCGGATCCCACCTACCTCGTGTACGCCCTGGGCAAGAAGCTGATCCTCCAACTTCGCGAGGACGCCCAGGCGAAATGGGGAGCGGACTTCACCCTGCGACGCTTCCACGATGAACTCGTCTCGTACGGCTACCCCCCCATTCCCATTTTGCGCAGGCTGATGCTCGGCGAGGACCCGGGTTAGCGAGGCTGGCACCCCGTTCACCGTACGGCTGCCACGAAGCGCCTGAGCGTCCAGCCAGAACCCTCCGGCTGGACGCCCTTCTTCAGCGGCTGTTTTCTGCGCCTTAGAACTGCAGGCTCCACTTGTCGAGGTAGCCCGTGTCACCCGCCGCCTTGTCATTGACGCGGAGCTTCCAGGTCCCGTTGGCCACCTCGCTGGAGGCATTCACGGTGTAGGTGGTGACAATGTTGTCCGTGCCGCTGCCCGTGTAGTTGTGCAACCCGTAGACAGAGCCATCGGGCGCGACCAGGTCCACTTTCAGGTCACCCTGATAGGTGTGGTAGATCGACACGCTGACCTTCAGCGTCGACGGAGCATTGCCCGTGCGGCCGCTCACGGTGATCGGGCTCTCGATCGTGGTGTTGTCCAGGATGGAGAAGTCGGTGGTGTTCTCGAAGAACGACTGGCCTCCGCCTCCGCTGCCCGCAGTGAAGCTGCCCAGCAGCTTGACGGCCGAGAAGGTGGAGTAGCCGCGCACCAGCACATGGTAGGTGCCCGCCTGAGGGCTGGCGAACGCGCAGCTCTCGGCATTGCCACTCTTGTACGGACGGCAGTCGTAGGTGGTGGTGGTCGGCGCGGAGCCGGACTTCACGTAGAGGTCCGCATCACCCGTGCCCTCGGAGGTTGCAATCGTCAGGTTGGTCGAACCGGCCGGCACCTCCAAGGTGTAGCGCAGCTCGGTGTTGGCGCTGCCCGCGAGGCCGGTGACCGGAACATTGTTCGTCAGGACGTTGCCGCCCGGCGGGTTGGGGTTGCCTCCGCCCTTGGCCGCTTGCACGGCCGCATAGGCATTGACGATGCCGGCGCCGCAGCCGCCCGTGCAGGAGCCCGGAAGCGCCCGCGCGGTGCTCTTGAGGATGGTTTCGATCTCCGCGGGGGTCTTGCTCGCCACCGACTGGATCAGGGCCACCACGCCGGCCACGTGCGGCGCGGCCATGGACGTGCCCTGGTAGGTCCCATCGTAGGTCTCCGAGCCCGGCGTCGTGCTCCCCGTGTTCAGTGTGGACAGAACGCCGTAGGAGCCGTCTCCGCCCGGCGCGGTGACATCGATCAGCGCGCCGTAGTTGGAGTACGAGGCCCGAGCGCCCGTCTTGCCGTTGGCGGCGACCGCGATGACGTTGTTGCAGTTGGCGGGGCTGAAGCCCGACACGTTGGCGTTCGAGTTGCCCGCAGCGATCACCAGCACGGTGCCCCGACCCACCGCGGCGTTGATCGCGCTCTGGGACGTGCTGCCACAGGAGCCGCTGCCGCCCAGGCTCAGGTTGATGACCTTCGCCGGATTGGCGTTCGCGGGCACGCCGGAGACGGTGCCGCCGGAAGCCCAGATGATGGCGTCGGAGATATCCGAGTCATAACCGCCTCCCCGCCCGAGCACGCGGACCGGAGAGATCTTCGCGCCGTAGGCCACACCGGCCACACCCTTGGAATTGTTGGTCACCGCGGCGATGGTGCCGGCCACGTGCGTGCCGTGCCAACTCGAGGAATACCCTCCCTCGAAGTCACCGGGATCGCTCGGATCCGCATCGCGGCCGTTGCCGTCCCCGGCCACCGTCGTATCCACGATGAAGTCGTAGCCCGCGACGACGTTGGCGTTGAGATCGCTGTGGCTGGTAATGCCCGTATCGAGCACCGCGACCACGACGCCGCTGCCCGTGGCCAGATCCCAGGCAGGGGGCGCGTTGAGTCCGCCCACGGCATCGAAGTAGTGCCATTGCTCGCTGTAGCGCGTGTCATTGGGGGTGGCGAACGGCTTGTTGAGGCGATCCACCTCGACGTATTCCACATTCGGATCGGCGGCGAGCTCGCGCATCAGCGCCTCGGCGCCCGCACGGTCCAGCTTGCGGTCCACGGAGACCACGTCAGCCCCGACCGCGAGCCTGCGGACATGGCCCAGCGCCAGGGGGGCAGCCCCTTTGAGCGACACCGCGCGTTGCGTGGTGGCCTCCAGATGGCGTTGCACACTCTCCGGCTGGGCGAACGCCGCGCTGTCTTCCCGGTACTTGACGATGAAGCGATTGAACTGCCCTTCCGCCTGCAGGGTATTGAGTTCAATGCGCCCGGCGGCCTCTGCGGGACTGCCTACCGCGGCCACCCCCAACGCAGACGTGGCAGTGAGCGCTTGCAGCCAAAGCGAGCCAATGAAGCGATTCATTCGTGATGCTCCCTGGATGATATGAAATGCATACAGCGGCCCAGCAGACCGCTGTCTTCTCGTCGTCACCGGTCCAGGGCATTCCGCTCCCCGCGTTCCATCAATCCTCGCGGAGGCTCAGCGCACGCCTCTGGACGGCCGCATCGCCCCCGGATGTTTCACGCGGTAAATCGATGCTAAACGTGGAAGTTTGCAGTGTCAATCACATGTATCAATACGCGTAAAACAGAATAACCGGGTATCATTCCGTCACCGGCCGCGCATGTTCTCAAGGAACGAGAGGATGTGCTTGCCACACGCCTCTGGCTGCTCCATCGGAAAGAGATGGGCCGTGTTGGGCAGCTCTTCGGTCTTCACCCCCGGCACGGTGCGGCGGACACGATTCAGGGCCTCGGGAAGAAACACATCCGAGTCACCGCCCCGTATCACGAGGGCCGACACGCGCAAGGAACGAAGGCTCCGCCAGGCGTCACGGGGTGACGTCTCGAAAATGCGGGCCTCCCAATCCCTGGGGATGGTCAGGCGGAAATCCCCCCCTGGCGTCCGGGTGAGGCCAGAGGTGATGTAGTCCTGGAAGCATTCGGGATCGAACCGCTGGAAGAGGGGCTTGCCGCGCAGCTTCCCTGCGGCCTCCTCACGAGAGCTCCAGGACTCGCGTCGGCGCCGGGCCTGGCTCGCAGGAGGAATCCAGCTCCGGATCCCCAGCAGCGACAAGCCCCGGACCGCCAGGAGGAGATGGCCCGTGAGCAGCACCGGATCCAGCGCCACCACGGCCCGGAAGAGCCGGGGCTGCCGTGCGGCGGCCAGCAAGGTGGCCACGCCGCCCAGGCTGTGTCCCACGCCGATCACGCCCTCCATGCCCCGGGCCTGCAAGGCTTGGATCAGATCATCGGCCACGTCATCCCAGGTCTGGACCGCCATCGGGTCCGTCCCGGGCACCAGCCAGCGGTTCCTCACGGTGACGACGTGGTACCGGGGCTTCAGCAGCTCAATGAGCTTGCGGTAGGTGCCCGGCGGAAAACCGTTGGCGTGCGCGAGGTGCAGCACCGGACCGGTGCCGCCCCAGTCATCCAGCTCCAACGGAGCGCTCATCGCGCTCAGTTGTACGTTGCCGTGAAGAAGATCATGAAATTGGCGGCGTTCCAGTCGTCTTCGGTCTCTTGGCTCCGGATGCGCCCCAGGGCCAGCTCGGCGCCCAAGCCCAGACCCCAGTTGTCGCTCACCCACCACTCCTTGCCGAGCCCCAGGTGCAAGCCTCCCCCGAGGTCCGTCTCGGCCAGGGTCCCCTCATCGTCACTGATGCTGAGTTGGGTGAAGGAGAGAGCGCCCGAGACGTAGAAGTTGCTGGGCATGAGGTAATAGGTGGCCCCCACGCCGACCGCGGCAAAGTTGAGGCTCACGCTGTCCGCCCCTCCGCGGACGGTGAGTTTGCCGACCTCGAAATCCGGGCCTGGGACGGAGGTGCCGAACAGCTTCCCGTAGAGAATGAGGTTGCGCGTCAACGCGCCACCAATCTCCGCATTGAGCCCGACCGCGCCCCCCTTGAGCGTCAGGTCTGTCGACGTGGCATCGGCATGGGTGTAACCGCCGCCCAACTGCAAGCGCAGGAAGAAGCCGTCATGGGTGTAGCGGCCACCATCGTCCTCGGCACTCGCGATCGATGCCGTGAGCAGCACAGCAGCCAAGATCCAACTGTCTCGAATCATGAACCCATTCCTCGGTCAGTGAGCCCGTTCCGGCCAGGGCCCCACCCGCTTTATGCCGCGAGAAGGCTCCGGACAGCCAGCTTTCCATGGCACCGCTCACGCGAAGAGTGCGAGCAGATCGTCGCGGGTGATGGCCGTCGCCGCGCCCGCCTCGCTCAGGGCCGCCTCGAAGATCGCGCGCTTCTTCTCCTGGAGTCCGAGAATGCGCTCTTCCACGGTCCCCTGAGACACCAACCGGTACACCATCACGGGACGTTCCTGGCCGATGCGGTGCGCCCGGTCCGCCGCCTGCGCCTCCACCGCCGGGTTCCACCAAGGGTCCATCAGGAAGACGTGGTCCGCCGCGGTGAGGTTCAGCCCGGTGCCGCCCGCCTTGAGCGACATCAACATCACGGGCGCTCCCTCGGGGGACTGGAAGCGTGTGGTCACCGCGCCGCGATCGGCCGTCGTTCCATCCAGGCGCTCGAAGGAGATTCCCGCCCCCTTGAGCCCCGGTTCGATCAGATCGAGCAGCGAGGTCCACTGGGAGAACACCAGCGCCTTGTGCCCTTCCGAGACGGCGGTGCTGAGTGCCTCCACGAGCGTCTGAACCTTCGAAGACGACGTGGCATGCTGGCCCGGCACGAGCGCCGAGTGGCAGGCCGCCTGGCGCAGGCGCAGCAGCGCCTCCAACGCCTTCAGCACGCTGCCCCCTTCGTTCAGCAGGGCCACCACCTCCGCGCGCGTGGCCGCCATGACCGCGTCGTAGACGGCTCGCTCCCGGTCGTCCAAGGACACGTGCATCACGGACTCGGTGCGCGGCGGCAATTCGGGCGCCACATCCCGCTTGAGCCTTCGGAGCACGAAGGGCCGGATGCGCCTGCGCAGCCGCTCGGCCGCATCGGCCTGGCCATCGGTGATCGGCCGAGCCAGACGCTCCTCGAAGTACCGGCGCCCTCCCAGCAGGCCTGGGTTCACGAAGTGCATCAGGCTCCAGAGTTCTTCCAGCCGGTTCTCCAGCGGAGTACCGCTGATCGCCAGCCGGAAACCCGCCTTGAGCCCGAACGCCGCGCGCGCCACCTGGCTCTCGGGGTTCTTGATGGCCTGGGCCTCGTCCAGGATGACGGCATCCCACGCGCGTCCCGCGAGCACGGCCGCATCCAGCCGCAAGAGGGAGTACGTCGTGAGCGTCACATCCGTGGCGTCGTCCAACGCCCGGCCCGGTCCGTGGTACACGCCCACCCGGAGCGAGGGCCGGAAGCGCTTGAGTTCCGCGGCCCAGTTGGGAAGCACGCTGGTGGGGCAGACCACGAGGGTCTTGGGCCCCAGGACACACAGCGTCTGGAGTGTTTTTCCCAGGCCCATGTCGTCCGCAAGGATTCCGCCGAGCCCCGCGCCGCGGAGGAAGCGCAGCCAGCTCACCCCCTGCAACTGATAGGCGCGCAGCGTCGCGGTGAGATCCCCCGGCAGCTCTGGGGGCGGGAGCTTCTCGAAGCCTTCGATCATCGGCGCCAGACGGTCGAGGCCCAGCGGCGGGGGCTGCTCGAGCGTCTCACACAGGGCGGACAGCTCCGGCAGGGCGTGGTTGGCAACCTTGCCATCCTCCTGGCGCGCGGCCAGGAGGTCCGCCACGCGCTGCCCGTTCTTGTCCAGCCACGCCCTGGGGAGAGGCGCCCATCCGCCTCCATCCAACGGCACGAGTCCCAGCCCTTCGGTCCACGCACGAATCACCGCCGCCGCGTCCACGGTCTGCGGCCCTCCCTTGCCCCCCTCCACCTGGAACTCGAGCGTGAAGCGAATCTCGGGCACGCCTGAGCCCGAGACAGCCGAATCCAGTTGGAGCGAGGGACGCAGGCGGACATCGGGGCTCACGATGCCCGCGCCGTCGCCGGTGAGATCTCCGCGCCAGCGCCGCAGCTTGTCCGCCCAGCGCACCATCTCCTGGCCCTGCACGGTCAGCCGCCGACCGGGAACCAGGTTCAGCTCGTCCCGGAGTTGATGAACCAAGCGCTGCTCGGCCGCCTCGTCGCGCAGGGGCACCGCCCCCCGCAGGTAGACCATCTTGCCGTTGTCGATCCGCACCGAGGGAGGCGCCCCGTAGACGAGCGTCGGCAGCACCGAGAGCCCGGAGTCCAGTTGATGGAGTTCCACCTGGATGCGCGGCTTCAAGTCCCTGTCGATGGACGGCAGGCGCCTGCTACGAACCTCGACCGGCATGCGGCGGACCAACTCGGGCAACACCTTCGCGGAGAGCTCTCCCAGTTGCTCGGGCGCGTAGGTGCGCACGATGGGGAGGTTCTGGAGCCACGGCCCCGTCATGGACGTCTCGCCCAGCCGGGCCAGCGCGTCCCCGCACAGCGCGACGCCTGGGCTCACCACTTCCACGATGCGGGGGTCCCGCATCACCGTCACGGCCCACTGCGCGCCCCGATCCTCCACGACAGCCTTCGGAGCGACCAGCTCATCCGAGACGGCCACAGGCCGCCCATCCAGCAGCACGTTGCGCGCGGGCTCCAACGCCTTGAGCAGCGCATCCAGCCGCTCGGGAGGAATGGCCCCGCGGGTGCGGCGCTCCAGGAGCCGGTCCACGACCAGATCCGACTGTTCGATCTGCATCTCCGCCGCCCGGGCCGGTTGGGCCATGAGGGACGTCAAGCTTCCCTCGAGGGCCTCCTCCTTCCCGTCCGCGTGCGCCAGGGTCCGCTGGAGCTGAAGCCCGCCATCGACCCGTGTGAAGTGGTACACCACGCGCGACCACCGGTTCGCGGTTGCCACGAGCGGCGTCTCCTGCTTCTCCGCCTGTTGAACCGAGATGGCTGCCGCCACCACGTGCTCACAGGGATCCACCTGGCTGGGGCAATCGCACTCCCACACCGCATCGATCGGATACAGGGTGACGGTGAGGGCCACCGAACGTCCCGGGGCGCGGACGCGCAGTTCCAGCTCCTTCTCCGTCTGGGACTGGAGCGCAACGGCGCCTGCGCGGGCAAGCTTCACACCATTGGCCCAGATTCCCGGGCGAGCCTCCTGACGAACGGCTTCGAGCAATTGAGCGGTCGCGGACATGGAAGACGCGACCTACGCTCCGCGCGCGTCGCGTGCAACGCGGATGAGGCCGGGGGGGCAAGAAGGGGCCTCCCCGTCCGTCCATGCTGCGCCGCGTCATCACTACTTGCCTCTTGGAAGCTCCCTCATTCATTGACCCGCCCTGGACCCAGGAGGAACCTCTCCGCGACGTTTTGCGCGGAGGGGACATGAGGGGTTTGGCAAGCAAGGTGGGTTGGGCACTGCTCGCCGTCGTGGGCGCGTTCTGCCTGGGGACGGTGGCGCTGCACCGAGGTGAGACAATCAACGCGACCTGGCTGGTGGTGGCCGCGGTCTCCGTCTTGATGATCGGCTATCGCTTCTACAGCCGCTTCATCGCCCAGAAGGCACTTCAGTTGGATCCCTCCCGGGCCACGCCCGCCCAGCGTCACAACGACGGGCTGGACTATGTCCCCACCGACAAGTGGGTGCTCTTCGGCCACCACTTCGCGGCCATCGCAGGCGCGGGCCCTCTGGTCGGCCCTGTCCTCGCCGCGCAGATGGGCTACCTGCCCGGCACCTTGTGGATCCTCTCGGGCGTGGTGCTCGCGGGCGCGGTGCAGGACTTCACCATCCTGTTCCTGTCCGTCCGGCGCAACGGCAAGTCCCTGGGCGACATGGTGCGGATGGAGTTGGGGCCCGCGGCCGGCGTCGTGGCGATGATCGGCGTGCTGATGATCATGATGATCATCCTCGCGGTGCTCGCCCTGGTGGTCGTCAAAGCGCTGGCGTCCAGTCCCTGGGGAACCTTCACGGTCGCCATGACCATCCCCATCGCGCTGCTGATGGGAGGATACCTCCGCTACCTTCGCCCAGGGCGGGTGCTCGAGGTGTCCCTCATCGGCTTCGTGCTGCTGATGCTGTCGATCTGGCTGGGCGGCCATGTCGCCGAGGATCCCGCCCTGGCGCCCCTGTTCACCTACGATGGCAAGGCCCTGGCGTGGATGTTGATCGCCTATGGCTTCTGCGCCTCGGTCCTGCCGGTGTGGCTGCTGCTGGCCCCGCGCGACTACCTGTCGACCTTCCTGAAGATCGGCACCATTCTCGTGCTGGCGGTGGGCATCGTCCTGGCCATGCCCGAGCTGCGGATGCCCGCAGTCACCAAGTTCATTGATGGCAGCGGGCCCGTGTTCTCCGGCAACCTGTTCCCCTTCCTGTTCATCACCATCGCCTGTGGGGCGGTGTCCGGCTGGCACTCGCTCATCTCCTCGGGCACCACCCCGAAGATGCTCGCCAATGAAGGCGAAGCGCGCCTGGTGGGCTACGGCTCGATGCTCATGGAGGCCTTCGTCGCCATCATGGCGCTCATCTCCGCCTCGGTGCTGCAACCCGGCGTCTACTTCGCCATGAACTCCCCGGCCGGCCTGATTGGCACCACCGCCGAACAGGCCGCGCAGGTGATCAGCCAGTGGGGCTTCGTGATTACCCCGGAGATGCTCACCCAGACCGCCCGGGAAATCGGCGAGACGTCCATCCTGTCCCGCGCGGGCGGAGCGCCCACGCTGGCCGTGGGCATGGCGCAGATCCTCCACGGGCTGGTCGGCGGGGAAGGCATGATGGCCTTCTGGTACCACTACGCCATCCTGTTCGAGGCGCTGTTCATCCTCACCACCGTGGACGCGGGCACCCGGGTGGGCCGCTTCATGATCCAGGAGCTGGCGGGCCTCGTCTACGCGCCCTTGAAGAGGACCGACTCGTGGGGCGCCAACCTGGCCGCCACGGCCCTGTGCGTGACAGGTTGGGGATACTTCCTCTATCAGGGGGTGGCGGATCCGCTGGGCGGCATCAACACGCTGTGGCCCCTGTTCGGCATTGCCAACCAGATGCTCGCCGCCATCGCGCTCATCCTCGCCACCGTCGTCCTCGTGAAGATGAAGCGCGAGCGCTACTTGTGGATCCCCGCCCTGCCGGCCGTGTGGCTGATCATCTGCACCCTGACGGCGGGCGCCGAGAAGGTGTTCAGCAGCAACCCGCGGGTCAGCTTCCTGGCCCACGCCCGCGGCTTCCAGGAGGCGGTGGCCACCGGCAAGGTGCTGGCCCCCGCCAAGTCCCTGGAGGAGATGCAGCAGGTCATCACCAACGACTACGTGGATGCCGCCCTCACCGTGCTGTTCATGCTGGTCGTCGTCACGACCCTCGTGTTCGGCATCCGCGCCGCGCTGGCGGCACGCCGCTCGGCGGTCCCCACGGCCCAGGAGAGCCCCTACGAGCCCCTGGCCCCGGCGGGGCCCGTGACATGACCGGGGCCGTCCAACAGCTCTGGCGCAGGGCGGTACAGACCGCCCGTTTGCTGATCGGAGTGCCCGACTACGACACCTATGTCGAGCACATGCGACAGCACCACCCAGAGCGGCCGGTGATGAGCTATCCCGACTTCTTCAACGAGCGCATGCAGGCGCGATATCGCAGCGGTGGAGGGCGCTGTTGTTGAGACGAGGGCTGGCGAGACTCATTGCCAGCGCCAGACAAAACAGTATTATCTGTTTTGTCTCAAAAACCCTCAGTCTGGAGAAATCGTGATGCGCCAGAGCCTTCGTTTCTCTCTTGTGCTGTCGCTCCTCGCCGCCTCCGTGGGGGCCGCGTTCGTGGTCCCTGCCGCTGCGTCCGCCGCTGACTGTACCCCCTATTGCTACAAGCACCCCATCACCGGGGCGTGGATCTGCACCCCTCCCTGTCCGTAGTCCCTCGGCCCACGTGTCTCTCGCGCCCGCCCACTCCCCGAGTGGCCGGGCGCGAATGTTTTCCCCCCCTCAGGAACCTTCCATGAACCCACGTCCCCCTTCGGGCCAGCGCCTGCAAAGCAAGCTGCCCCTTGCCGCACTCATGCTGTGCACACTTCCCTTCTCCGCCGCGCAGGCTGCGGGTGAATCCGTCCAGGTCTGGTTGACGACCACCTCGGGCAGCACCCTCTCCAAGAAGCTGAGCGCCGAGGCCGCCAAGACGTTCGGGCCGGAGAGCGGCACGTCCACCGTCATCGACGTCAACGAGTCTGTGTCCTATCAGACCATTGATGGCTTCGGCGGCGCGCTCACCGACTCCTCCGCCTGGCTCATCTTCAACTCACCCCAGCGCAACACCATCATGAACGACCTGTTCAGCGTGGGCAGCGGCGCCGGGTACAGCATGGTCCGGCTGCCCATGGGCTCATCGGACTTCGCGCGCAGCCATTACACCTACGACCAGACCTGCTGCGATCTGAACGACTTCTCGGTGAGCCACGACGTTCCCTACATCATCCCGCTCCTCCAGCAGGCGCGGCAGATCAACCCCGAAGTGAAGATCATGGCCGTGCCGTGGAGCGCGCCCGCCTGGCTGAAGTTCAACAACTCGCTGACCGGTGGCGGGTACCTGCGCAACGACCAGTACGGCCTGTATGCCAATTACTTCGTGAAGTTTCTCCAGGCCTACAACGGCTACGGGCTGCCCATCTACGCCCTCAGCATCCAGAACGAGCCGCACCACGCCGCCGCCAACTACGCGTCCATGCAAATGGAACCTGCGGACCAGTCGAACTTCGCGGCCCAGAACCTGCGGCCCGCGCTGAACAACGCCGGCTTTGGTGGGGTGAAGATCCTCGCTTGGGACCACAACTGGTACGAAAACGGCAGCGTGTCGCGCTTTCCGTTCGACGTGATGAGCCACGGCGGCGGCCAAGCCCAGGCGGCGGTGGCCGGCGCGGCCTACCACTGCTACGAGAGCCCGGACGGGGCCTTCAGCGTCCAGTCCGACTTCCGCAACACCTACCCCAACGAGGAAGTCCACTTCACCGAGTGCTCGGGCGGAGCGTGGGCCACGGACGCGGCCGGCAACCTGACGTGGGAGCTGCGCAACAACGTCATCGGCCCCCTGCGCAACTGGGCGCGGACCTCGCTGTATTGGAACATCGCGCTCGATCCGAACCATGGCCCCCGCGTGGGCGGCTGCGAGAACTGCCGCGGCATGCTCACCGTGAACAACAGCAACGGCACCTATACGAAGAACGAGGACTATTACGCCTGGGCTCACTTCGCGAAGGTGGTGCGCTCCGGCGCGGTGCGGCTCTCCTCGACGTCGCTGGGCAACGGCAGCATCGAAACCGTCGCCTTCAGGAACCCGGATGGCTCGCTGTCCCTGGTAGCGCTGAACTCCCACGGCTCCCAGGCGCTCACCTTCAAGGTCCGGTGGGCCGGCCAGTCCTTCGACTACACGCTGCCGGCGCGCTCGGTGGCCTCGTTCAAGTGGAGCCGGGGCACCGCGAGCACGGCCTACCGCATCGTGAACAAGGCGACGGGCCGCTGCCTGGACATCGCCGGGCCCAGCACCACGGACGGCGCCGCCATCCACCAGTGGGGCTGCCACACCGGATCCAGCCAGCAATGGGCGATGGAGGCCACTGACAATGGCTACTACCGGCTCGTGTCGCGCTACAGCGGCAAGGCGATCGATGTCGCCGACATGAGCGCGGCCGACGGCGCGAAGCTCCAGCAGTGGACTGTGACGGGTGCCACCCATCAGCAGTTCAAGCCCGTCTCCCTGGGCAATGGCTACAGCCGGTTGGAGGCGCGCCACAGCGGCAAGGTGCTCGACGTCACGGACTGCACCACGAGCACCGACGGCGCCAGGATTCAGCAGTGGGCCTGGTCCAACAATGACTGTCAGCAGTTCCGGCTCGAACCCATGTAACGCTCTCCGGCTCATGACGTAGTGCGTCGTGAGACGGGCCGTCCGTGACAGCCCGCGTCAATGACGCACGGAGCCATCTTCAGTCCCGTGATCCTGTCGACATTTAAAGGGTCTCGGGACTGTTTCATTTCAGAGTGTCAGCTCCTTCTGATAGGCACTTGACCGGAGTTTGCGCACAAGCTGGACCGCCATCCTCATGGCCAAGCGCACCGCCTCCGCCAACACCGCCACGAAGGAGAAGACATGCGACGGCTGACCGCCTGGAGGAAGCTCGTTCCTCTCACCGCCCTGCTCTTGTTGTCCCAGGGAGCCTGCTCGGATGATGACGAGAAGCCCACGCCGACGGACCCCACCGACCCGACGGATCCCGACCCGGTCGATCCCATTCCCGCGCTGCAGCACCTCGCGGACTGGCCCCGGGTCCAGAGTCCTTTCCCGCGCGACGAGGCCCTCGAGGCTCGGATCGACGCGTTGGTGAAGGCGATGACGCTCGAGGAGAAGGTCGGGCAGATGACCCAACCTCAGATCGACAACATCACCCCTGAGGAGGTCAAGCAGTACCACATCGGCTCGGTGCTGAACGGTGGCGGCAACTGGCCCGGCGGCAAGAAGGGCGCGACGGTCGAGGAGTGGCTGACCCTCGCGGATGCGTTCTGGGCGGCCTCGATGGATCCGTCCAACGCCCACCCGATCCCCATCATGTGGGGCACGGACGCGGTCCACGGGCACAACAACGTGCGCGGCGCGACGATGTTCCCCCACAACATTGGCCTGGGCGCCGCGCGGGATCCGGAGCTGCTCAAGCGCATTGGCGAGGTGACGGCCAGCGAGGTGGCGCGCACCGGCATCGACTGGGCCTTCGGTCCCA
This genomic window from Stigmatella ashevillena contains:
- a CDS encoding RICIN domain-containing protein is translated as MNPRPPSGQRLQSKLPLAALMLCTLPFSAAQAAGESVQVWLTTTSGSTLSKKLSAEAAKTFGPESGTSTVIDVNESVSYQTIDGFGGALTDSSAWLIFNSPQRNTIMNDLFSVGSGAGYSMVRLPMGSSDFARSHYTYDQTCCDLNDFSVSHDVPYIIPLLQQARQINPEVKIMAVPWSAPAWLKFNNSLTGGGYLRNDQYGLYANYFVKFLQAYNGYGLPIYALSIQNEPHHAAANYASMQMEPADQSNFAAQNLRPALNNAGFGGVKILAWDHNWYENGSVSRFPFDVMSHGGGQAQAAVAGAAYHCYESPDGAFSVQSDFRNTYPNEEVHFTECSGGAWATDAAGNLTWELRNNVIGPLRNWARTSLYWNIALDPNHGPRVGGCENCRGMLTVNNSNGTYTKNEDYYAWAHFAKVVRSGAVRLSSTSLGNGSIETVAFRNPDGSLSLVALNSHGSQALTFKVRWAGQSFDYTLPARSVASFKWSRGTASTAYRIVNKATGRCLDIAGPSTTDGAAIHQWGCHTGSSQQWAMEATDNGYYRLVSRYSGKAIDVADMSAADGAKLQQWTVTGATHQQFKPVSLGNGYSRLEARHSGKVLDVTDCTTSTDGARIQQWAWSNNDCQQFRLEPM